The following coding sequences lie in one Candidatus Poribacteria bacterium genomic window:
- a CDS encoding tetratricopeptide repeat protein yields MIKFSGVWYWLVVMVVLILAAGITTLFPQTGDVPVSEETKPPDTTNKVEPVTKVETQQEVPASSSPEVNIDPSDKVELQQLFNDLRKEYLDTRDGAINWWLQFITIVLAFFGIVVVVLGYFGLQEFKKLKAEAERDTKEIKENLTEVLKSAAELERVRAEPETGDVEAKSDEAMQRTRETLGAGVFATLFADEEFEKGLRDFEQIPTLSFTDKAMIEAYKLQKDGKIAEATQKWCSIANIVGEADKNLAARSWFSAGYLYGAEDKKEESISAYDKAINLKPDYAEAYAARGTVKSVLNRRESAIDDYNEAIRLKPDFAEVYNNRGCEMTRLGQYELAMDDCNEAIRLKPDFAYAYDSRGTVKQSLGQHESAVDDYNEAIRLKPDYAEAYYNRGNVHVDLENIEGAKANFQIALELAKEQGEKELTDAIEKSLQALNEIE; encoded by the coding sequence ATGATAAAATTTTCTGGAGTATGGTACTGGCTTGTGGTAATGGTGGTTCTGATCCTTGCAGCAGGTATAACAACTCTGTTTCCACAAACGGGTGATGTTCCCGTATCTGAGGAAACAAAACCTCCTGATACCACAAATAAGGTTGAGCCTGTTACCAAGGTTGAGACCCAACAGGAAGTTCCTGCGTCCAGTTCTCCTGAAGTAAACATTGATCCTTCCGACAAGGTTGAACTTCAGCAGCTCTTCAATGACTTGAGGAAGGAATATCTGGACACCCGAGATGGGGCGATCAATTGGTGGTTGCAATTTATTACCATAGTCCTTGCCTTTTTCGGTATTGTTGTTGTAGTTTTAGGTTACTTTGGACTCCAAGAGTTTAAGAAACTTAAAGCTGAAGCGGAAAGAGACACCAAGGAAATAAAGGAGAATCTCACTGAAGTATTGAAAAGCGCAGCGGAACTTGAGAGAGTCAGGGCAGAACCGGAAACTGGTGATGTAGAAGCAAAATCTGATGAAGCTATGCAAAGGACGAGGGAAACGTTAGGCGCTGGTGTATTTGCTACTCTCTTTGCTGACGAAGAATTTGAGAAAGGGCTGCGAGATTTTGAACAAATTCCCACTCTGTCCTTTACAGACAAGGCGATGATTGAAGCGTATAAATTGCAAAAAGATGGTAAAATTGCAGAGGCAACCCAGAAGTGGTGTTCTATTGCTAATATCGTTGGTGAAGCAGATAAAAACCTTGCTGCCCGCTCGTGGTTTTCGGCTGGGTACCTCTATGGGGCGGAAGATAAAAAAGAAGAGTCTATTTCTGCTTACGATAAAGCGATAAATCTAAAACCGGATTATGCCGAAGCCTACGCCGCCCGAGGAACTGTGAAATCAGTACTGAATCGGCGTGAATCAGCAATTGATGACTATAATGAGGCAATCCGTCTGAAACCAGATTTTGCCGAAGTCTACAACAATCGAGGTTGTGAGATGACAAGACTGGGTCAGTATGAATTAGCAATGGATGACTGTAACGAGGCAATCCGTCTGAAACCAGATTTTGCCTACGCCTATGACAGTCGGGGTACTGTGAAGCAGTCTTTAGGTCAACATGAATCAGCAGTTGATGACTATAACGAAGCAATCCGCCTAAAACCGGATTATGCCGAAGCCTACTACAACCGAGGTAATGTGCACGTGGACCTAGAGAATATTGAAGGTGCGAAGGCGAACTTCCAGATTGCCTTAGAACTAGCGAAAGAACAAGGTGAAAAAGAACTCACGGATGCCATTGAGAAAAGTCTTCAAGCACTTAATGAGATAGAATAA
- a CDS encoding VOC family protein, which produces MTTDSILKEIAPFFIVKNLTGSIDFYNQKLGFETDLLIPEEDPFFAIVSRDNVRILLKHIAEDIHPVPNHTRHEWARWDAFIWVSNPDALFAEYQSRGLEFHEPLEDTDDGLRAFELKDHDGYVLCFGKPL; this is translated from the coding sequence ATGACAACTGATTCAATACTTAAGGAGATCGCTCCTTTTTTTATTGTCAAAAATCTCACTGGGTCAATTGACTTTTACAATCAGAAACTCGGCTTTGAGACAGACCTGCTTATCCCAGAAGAAGATCCGTTTTTCGCGATCGTGTCTCGTGATAACGTGCGGATTCTTCTCAAACACATCGCTGAAGATATTCACCCGGTACCAAATCATACACGGCATGAGTGGGCGAGATGGGACGCTTTTATCTGGGTTTCCAATCCTGACGCGCTGTTTGCGGAGTACCAATCTCGTGGACTGGAATTTCACGAACCGCTCGAAGACACCGACGATGGTCTCCGCGCTTTTGAGCTTAAAGATCATGACGGTTACGTTTTATGTTTCGGAAAGCCACTTTGA
- a CDS encoding Gfo/Idh/MocA family oxidoreductase, whose amino-acid sequence MSVDTSEALRYTNSNYHTLGIGKGTFFMATLRWGILGCGDVAEYKGGPPLYSVDDSELIAVMRRDQAKAESFAERHGAKRVYTDINDLLVDDELNAIYVATPPYLHCEHVIRTAEVGKHVLCEKPMAMTVEECQRMVDACHDAGVTLMLAYYRNFYPNIVKMKALMDEGAIGDVVLARINHTGFYNPNRHDLSSWRVDPKISGGGVLMDLGSHRISLLQYLIGEVESVQGYAETIHLDIAVDDSAAFTLRFESGAHAVANINWNVGVSIDDVEVYGTEGALKCSPLNSGNLTLETKSEGLVELHQTPLPHTHTGLVEDFINHLKTGEPIRCSGESGLQTNAVIAQIM is encoded by the coding sequence ATGTCCGTTGACACGTCCGAGGCTTTGCGGTATACTAACAGCAACTACCACACTTTAGGAATTGGGAAAGGGACATTTTTCATGGCAACACTCAGATGGGGCATACTCGGTTGTGGCGATGTCGCTGAATATAAAGGCGGACCCCCGCTTTATAGCGTCGATGACTCGGAACTCATCGCTGTGATGCGCCGGGACCAGGCGAAAGCGGAATCTTTTGCTGAAAGGCACGGCGCGAAACGCGTCTATACCGACATAAACGACCTTCTGGTAGATGATGAACTCAATGCAATCTATGTCGCAACGCCACCATATCTGCACTGTGAACACGTTATCCGCACAGCAGAAGTGGGTAAGCACGTCCTCTGCGAGAAACCGATGGCGATGACGGTCGAGGAGTGTCAACGCATGGTGGATGCCTGCCACGACGCGGGTGTTACCTTGATGCTCGCCTATTACCGAAACTTCTATCCGAATATTGTGAAAATGAAGGCGTTAATGGATGAGGGTGCCATCGGAGACGTGGTGCTTGCGCGTATCAATCATACCGGTTTCTATAACCCGAATCGGCACGATCTGAGCAGCTGGCGGGTGGATCCGAAAATCAGCGGCGGCGGTGTTTTGATGGATCTCGGTAGCCACCGGATCTCGTTACTTCAGTATCTCATAGGCGAGGTTGAATCTGTGCAAGGGTATGCGGAGACCATCCATCTGGATATTGCGGTTGACGATTCCGCTGCGTTTACGCTCCGTTTCGAGAGTGGCGCGCATGCCGTTGCGAATATCAATTGGAACGTTGGCGTGTCGATTGACGATGTTGAAGTCTACGGCACGGAAGGGGCTTTAAAGTGTTCGCCGTTGAATTCAGGAAATCTGACACTTGAGACGAAATCAGAAGGATTGGTTGAACTGCATCAAACTCCATTGCCGCACACGCACACGGGACTTGTGGAGGATTTCATCAATCATCTCAAGACGGGTGAACCGATACGGTGTTCCGGAGAATCAGGGTTGCAGACGAATGCGGTTATCGCGCAGATAATGTAG
- a CDS encoding Gfo/Idh/MocA family oxidoreductase: MKTYRIGILGCRGRGTAAARAYHAHPRTEIVALCDLIQERLDTLGDEVNVTARFTDLDEMIQQTQPDIVAIPTGTEFHYDLCMRVLEHGVNIEVEKPMCVDLVQADTVIAKAEEKGVQVAVHHQGRVGASMQTIARAFNAGKIGELRYMYGSGKGYYGGYGLMNIGTHMLNNMLHFGKRCESIVAHLTTGGKPITSTDVVPSPSGMGTIAGEYITATLQYEGHVTGTLLQHRFHKMDTDAYSMELYGTEGRLFWKSGGAWWLRTPHYLPDGTHDQWETLELIYPDHYDPKGSASEADYWFVEDYVNALDEGRPHTCSGTEGRHIVEMMMGIFESAAYGTRVNLPQSDRRHPLLRWREESGLEPPAEMPRAYGEWLTLESERIN, encoded by the coding sequence ATGAAGACCTATCGGATCGGAATTTTGGGATGTAGAGGTCGTGGGACGGCAGCAGCGCGGGCATATCATGCCCATCCACGCACAGAGATTGTCGCGCTCTGTGACCTGATTCAAGAACGCCTTGACACGCTGGGCGACGAAGTCAATGTCACCGCACGTTTCACTGACTTAGACGAAATGATCCAGCAGACACAACCCGACATCGTCGCTATTCCCACCGGCACCGAATTCCATTACGACCTGTGCATGCGGGTACTGGAACACGGTGTCAACATTGAAGTGGAAAAACCGATGTGTGTGGATCTGGTGCAAGCGGACACCGTTATCGCTAAAGCCGAAGAGAAAGGCGTGCAGGTTGCGGTGCATCACCAAGGTAGAGTCGGGGCATCCATGCAAACGATTGCGCGTGCCTTCAATGCCGGAAAAATCGGTGAATTGCGCTATATGTACGGCAGCGGGAAAGGCTATTACGGCGGCTACGGCTTGATGAATATCGGTACACACATGCTCAATAACATGTTGCACTTCGGGAAACGTTGCGAAAGCATTGTGGCACACCTGACAACGGGTGGAAAACCGATCACGTCTACAGACGTGGTGCCCTCACCGAGCGGTATGGGGACGATTGCGGGTGAGTATATCACAGCAACGCTGCAGTATGAAGGTCACGTTACTGGCACGCTGCTCCAACACCGCTTTCATAAGATGGACACCGACGCGTATTCTATGGAACTTTACGGCACCGAAGGAAGACTCTTCTGGAAAAGTGGCGGTGCCTGGTGGCTACGGACACCACATTACCTCCCCGATGGAACGCATGATCAGTGGGAAACATTGGAACTTATCTATCCAGATCATTACGATCCCAAAGGCAGTGCATCGGAAGCGGACTACTGGTTCGTGGAGGATTATGTCAACGCCTTGGATGAAGGCAGACCACATACCTGCAGCGGCACCGAAGGACGGCACATCGTTGAGATGATGATGGGTATCTTTGAGTCGGCGGCTTACGGTACGCGTGTGAATCTCCCACAATCCGATCGGCGGCACCCGTTGTTACGGTGGCGTGAGGAATCTGGATTGGAACCACCGGCAGAGATGCCGAGAGCGTATGGCGAGTGGCTGACACTGGAATCCGAACGAATTAACTAA
- a CDS encoding SpoIIE family protein phosphatase: MNSLIKFVFILILCLSIAFIESSIAFEQIETYTVADGLVGPIVPVIFQDSRGALWFGSDRGGVSRFDGRTFVPYTASPVTSEEMSTSVVQPGALLGRTRQIVEDKWGHIWFLTRKDSEETGHVSRFDGTSIQLIGTGSCLIVDRAGDVWVSESQWLTQYVTAGVQRLPEAHRNELKSEDSLQSTETLTINVIFEGEDGTLWLGGSEGTRKKKAVILSFRETRPANNKTETQTSRIQPGIGVTRYDTSDLNGVGTIEAITKDTAGHLWFGGYNFLLKFDGQTFERILPLGSEQNGTGTDTSTTQASIQMDTKGRLWFSDGRIARWWDGSRLQTPENVSGVLKIEDAWENLWFTDENGEVHQYDAALALSPYSADGGLGIDRVRTIFEAINGDLWFGHDNGVTVFNPKPAIQNHGTGVGDRVRGKSRFAFWTDIGKIFEIGEYIWFINKPIRSGNAIRYTFFRYGNGRFDEVSVFIKPDARHLGRRYVRNPNLFITEEEHPWIAFGGHIFKAHATGLFWLTNRFQRIPFQTILEIDHAASPINALHTDANKLWVLFENGRVQSYPKEIEPSTSPNIEPETLPYLIKVTKTLEIPSGTKWFFNAVTGKLIRWNDADPSKPIVLRENSRAAPLAVWQHPKEMYGKVSFLFPDALKTYLDKELIITKDIELAPVNASLISREGVLWLATSRGAVRYDGTKLTSYASKNTSRNSRKEGFLVDDVRDVIEDSSRSIWFATKGGGTVRYDGETFDFLTTKDGLAHNNISKIYESSNKDIWFATEGGVTQYTPARGGLPFYRLTALKADKTYTELSSNITLPAYGNKHIIFYVRGLSPLRERLSYQFKIIGLDSPGWTKISAVEFARLPTGFGGTSGKWFPASELRTQQATHDDGLQQEFQNQNGVLCVRYTGLKAGTYSFIVKAFREDWPYTQPPAVVDFSISAPFWTRWRTYLPTVMFMGIVLALIGRLVITRRHTAQLRNEMQQKEEAEIKRIRAELDEAQNIQMGLLPTESPDTKGFDIAGMSAPATQVGGDFYDYLTVANGQTAIAVADAAGKGLRGAMNAVLTNGMLHEVARFESGADVILTALNAGLAPRMYGPSFIALNLAILNESEKRIDYANGGQPYPILKRGTEIIEIEDSDLPLGSMRSVRYESITFDLAEGDVLIFHSDGLIEALNADEEMYGAERLKAVVSQIPNECTAEEVIRRIVEDVHNFVEEAEQYDDLTLVVIKRISASE; encoded by the coding sequence GTGAATAGCTTGATAAAATTCGTATTTATCTTAATTCTATGCCTTTCCATTGCTTTTATTGAATCTTCCATCGCTTTTGAACAGATAGAAACCTATACGGTTGCTGACGGTCTTGTAGGTCCCATAGTCCCAGTTATTTTTCAGGACAGCCGGGGTGCGCTTTGGTTCGGTTCTGATAGGGGCGGTGTCAGTCGTTTTGATGGTAGGACTTTTGTGCCTTACACGGCTTCGCCGGTTACTTCGGAGGAGATGTCAACATCTGTTGTTCAACCGGGTGCACTCCTCGGACGGACGCGCCAAATCGTTGAAGATAAGTGGGGACACATCTGGTTTCTTACGCGAAAGGATTCGGAAGAAACGGGGCACGTCAGCCGTTTTGATGGCACTTCGATCCAACTGATCGGAACTGGAAGCTGCCTAATTGTTGACAGGGCAGGCGATGTGTGGGTTAGTGAAAGTCAGTGGCTAACGCAGTACGTCACCGCAGGGGTCCAAAGACTGCCAGAGGCACATCGGAACGAGCTTAAAAGTGAAGATTCACTCCAGTCAACGGAAACATTGACAATAAACGTTATCTTTGAAGGCGAAGACGGAACCCTCTGGCTTGGTGGTAGTGAAGGTACCAGGAAAAAAAAGGCTGTAATTCTAAGTTTTCGTGAGACCCGTCCGGCAAACAATAAAACGGAAACCCAAACGTCGCGTATCCAACCGGGTATTGGTGTCACGCGTTACGATACATCGGACCTTAACGGCGTTGGTACCATTGAGGCGATAACAAAGGATACCGCTGGGCATCTGTGGTTCGGTGGCTACAATTTCCTCTTGAAGTTTGACGGGCAAACCTTTGAGCGGATTCTCCCTTTAGGTTCAGAACAAAACGGGACTGGGACGGACACATCTACCACACAAGCCTCAATTCAGATGGATACCAAAGGGCGACTCTGGTTTAGCGACGGTCGCATCGCAAGATGGTGGGATGGTTCGCGCCTGCAGACTCCCGAAAACGTGTCAGGCGTGCTCAAAATTGAAGACGCGTGGGAAAACCTATGGTTTACTGACGAGAATGGCGAGGTACATCAATATGATGCTGCGCTTGCGTTAAGTCCTTATAGTGCTGATGGTGGACTCGGTATTGACCGAGTTCGGACGATTTTTGAGGCGATTAATGGCGATTTGTGGTTTGGACATGATAACGGCGTGACAGTCTTTAACCCGAAACCAGCAATCCAGAATCATGGCACTGGAGTGGGGGATAGAGTTAGAGGGAAATCGCGTTTCGCATTTTGGACGGATATTGGAAAAATATTTGAGATTGGTGAATACATCTGGTTTATCAACAAACCGATACGCAGTGGAAACGCTATACGGTACACATTCTTCCGCTATGGAAACGGACGCTTTGATGAGGTGTCTGTCTTTATCAAACCAGATGCAAGGCATCTCGGGCGACGATATGTTAGGAATCCTAATCTATTTATTACCGAAGAGGAACATCCATGGATAGCCTTTGGTGGGCATATCTTTAAAGCGCATGCCACAGGATTGTTCTGGCTTACGAATCGCTTTCAGCGAATTCCTTTTCAAACAATCTTAGAGATTGATCATGCTGCATCCCCTATAAATGCCTTGCACACAGATGCCAACAAATTATGGGTGCTTTTTGAGAATGGACGAGTACAGTCCTATCCAAAAGAAATCGAACCCTCAACGTCTCCAAATATTGAACCGGAGACTCTCCCTTATCTGATTAAAGTAACAAAGACGTTAGAAATCCCATCAGGTACCAAATGGTTTTTCAACGCTGTTACTGGGAAGTTGATACGCTGGAACGACGCTGACCCCAGTAAACCAATTGTGCTTAGAGAGAATTCTCGTGCTGCTCCACTCGCAGTGTGGCAGCATCCAAAAGAGATGTATGGGAAAGTCTCTTTCCTTTTTCCGGATGCCCTCAAGACATATCTTGACAAGGAGTTAATCATAACTAAGGACATTGAACTTGCACCGGTAAACGCGTCCTTAATTTCTCGAGAAGGTGTTCTTTGGCTTGCGACATCTCGTGGCGCAGTTCGATACGATGGGACGAAACTCACATCGTATGCCTCTAAAAATACGTCTCGGAATTCCAGAAAAGAGGGATTTCTCGTCGATGACGTGCGTGATGTGATTGAGGATAGTAGCCGGAGTATATGGTTCGCAACAAAGGGCGGCGGCACCGTCCGATACGATGGTGAAACCTTCGATTTCCTCACCACAAAAGACGGTCTTGCGCATAATAACATCTCGAAAATTTATGAGTCTTCTAACAAGGATATTTGGTTCGCAACAGAAGGCGGCGTTACACAATATACACCCGCGCGCGGTGGACTCCCTTTTTATCGACTCACTGCGCTAAAGGCGGATAAAACCTATACCGAACTCTCATCGAATATTACTCTACCGGCATACGGAAACAAGCATATTATCTTCTATGTACGAGGTCTCAGTCCACTTCGAGAACGGCTCTCCTATCAGTTTAAAATAATTGGCTTGGATAGTCCTGGATGGACAAAGATTTCAGCGGTGGAGTTCGCACGTTTGCCCACCGGTTTCGGTGGTACATCTGGCAAATGGTTTCCTGCATCTGAATTGAGAACGCAACAAGCCACGCACGATGATGGCCTTCAACAGGAATTTCAAAACCAAAATGGCGTTCTATGCGTCCGATATACAGGTCTCAAAGCGGGCACTTATAGCTTCATCGTCAAGGCTTTCCGCGAAGACTGGCCCTACACACAGCCACCCGCTGTAGTTGACTTTAGTATCTCCGCACCCTTCTGGACCCGATGGCGAACATATCTCCCTACAGTCATGTTCATGGGTATTGTCCTTGCTCTCATCGGTCGTTTGGTCATCACCCGAAGGCACACCGCGCAGCTTCGCAACGAAATGCAGCAGAAGGAGGAAGCAGAAATAAAACGGATCCGTGCGGAGTTGGACGAGGCACAAAACATTCAAATGGGACTGCTACCTACGGAGTCACCAGATACAAAAGGATTTGATATTGCCGGGATGTCAGCACCTGCGACGCAGGTTGGAGGCGATTTTTACGATTATCTGACCGTCGCAAACGGACAAACCGCTATTGCAGTAGCAGATGCTGCTGGCAAGGGGTTACGCGGCGCAATGAATGCCGTGCTCACGAACGGGATGCTCCATGAAGTTGCCAGATTCGAGTCCGGTGCGGATGTTATCCTCACTGCGCTCAATGCGGGGTTAGCACCCCGAATGTACGGGCCCAGTTTTATCGCACTCAACTTAGCGATTCTTAATGAATCCGAGAAACGTATTGACTACGCCAACGGTGGGCAACCCTATCCTATTCTCAAAAGAGGCACTGAAATCATTGAGATTGAAGATAGTGATCTGCCTCTCGGTAGTATGCGAAGTGTTCGGTATGAATCTATTACTTTTGATTTAGCCGAGGGCGATGTGCTTATCTTCCATTCCGATGGTCTAATTGAAGCCCTCAACGCTGATGAAGAGATGTACGGTGCCGAACGTTTAAAGGCAGTGGTTTCCCAAATTCCGAACGAATGCACTGCTGAGGAAGTGATCCGACGCATTGTTGAAGATGTTCATAACTTTGTTGAAGAAGCAGAACAGTATGATGATTTAACGCTTGTTGTTATCAAGCGTATATCTGCCTCTGAGTAA
- a CDS encoding DUF58 domain-containing protein → MQTSHKYLDPVALSRIGGMELVARLVVEGFVTGLHKSPYQGFSVEFAEHRQYMPGDEIRYIDWKVYGKSDRYYIKKFEEETNLRAYILLDTSASMNYKHAEEGLTKFEYGCYLAATLTYLMLKQRDSVGLALFDTDITQYIPPRGAATHLRAIMSALENATPGQETELSGLFHELAKRIVRRGLVIVISDLLDEPSQVISALKHLRHQKHEVIVFHLLDPAELTFPYTGSVVFRDMETGQTLSTQADTLKADYLEKLNQFIQSYRRGCGASQIDYVQMDTATPFDYALSEYLSRRK, encoded by the coding sequence ATGCAAACGTCTCACAAATATTTGGATCCAGTCGCACTTTCCCGGATTGGCGGTATGGAACTCGTTGCCCGCCTCGTCGTTGAGGGGTTCGTCACTGGATTACATAAAAGTCCATATCAAGGATTCAGCGTAGAATTCGCTGAGCATCGGCAGTACATGCCCGGTGATGAAATCCGTTATATCGACTGGAAGGTCTACGGAAAATCTGACCGGTACTACATCAAAAAGTTTGAAGAGGAAACGAATCTGCGCGCATATATTCTGCTCGATACAAGCGCGTCGATGAACTATAAGCACGCAGAGGAGGGACTAACGAAATTTGAATACGGTTGTTATCTCGCAGCAACGCTCACCTATCTCATGCTGAAGCAGCGGGATTCGGTCGGATTGGCACTCTTTGATACGGACATTACGCAATACATTCCACCGAGGGGTGCCGCCACACATCTGCGTGCGATTATGTCCGCTTTAGAGAATGCGACCCCCGGTCAGGAAACCGAGTTGAGCGGTCTCTTCCACGAACTCGCCAAACGGATCGTGAGACGGGGCCTGGTCATCGTCATCTCCGATCTGCTTGATGAACCCTCCCAAGTTATCTCGGCACTGAAACATCTCCGCCATCAGAAACACGAGGTGATTGTCTTCCATCTGCTCGACCCCGCCGAACTCACCTTCCCTTACACCGGTTCCGTCGTTTTTCGGGATATGGAAACCGGACAGACGCTGTCAACACAAGCCGATACACTGAAAGCAGATTACCTTGAAAAGCTGAACCAATTTATCCAGAGTTATCGTCGTGGGTGCGGCGCAAGCCAAATCGATTATGTTCAAATGGATACCGCCACACCGTTTGACTACGCGCTATCCGAATACCTGTCCCGCCGAAAATAG
- a CDS encoding type II toxin-antitoxin system MqsA family antitoxin, whose product MKCDICGKEGARQRYVSRSYGKGDSLLVIEDVPTIHCSNCGEGYLTAQTLKGIERIKRDRQTTAPKRLVSVAIFE is encoded by the coding sequence ATGAAGTGCGATATATGTGGAAAAGAGGGTGCGCGTCAGCGTTATGTTTCCCGAAGTTATGGCAAAGGTGATTCACTTCTTGTCATTGAAGATGTCCCTACTATCCACTGTTCAAATTGCGGTGAGGGATACCTGACTGCACAGACATTGAAAGGAATCGAACGTATTAAAAGGGATCGGCAGACTACTGCGCCAAAACGTCTCGTATCAGTTGCCATTTTTGAGTAA
- a CDS encoding putative toxin-antitoxin system toxin component, PIN family: MQPIVVYDTNVLISGMVWGGIPYDCIELTQQEKVEGVTCDEILNEFEDKLTTKLGFSSSDAAEIVAGLLDFLQIVEIPNRLKGVTADPDDDMIIECAVVGGATHIVTGDQKHLLPLGSYQGILIVKPTDFLAEFQ; this comes from the coding sequence ATGCAACCGATAGTGGTTTACGATACAAACGTTCTGATCTCGGGTATGGTTTGGGGTGGAATACCTTATGACTGTATTGAGTTGACACAGCAAGAGAAAGTTGAAGGGGTAACCTGCGATGAAATTCTTAATGAATTTGAAGATAAGTTAACAACTAAACTGGGTTTTTCCTCATCAGATGCTGCGGAAATAGTAGCTGGACTCCTTGACTTTCTCCAGATAGTCGAAATTCCCAATCGCCTCAAGGGAGTCACAGCTGATCCAGACGACGACATGATAATAGAATGTGCCGTTGTCGGAGGAGCCACCCATATTGTTACTGGCGATCAGAAGCATCTGTTACCACTTGGAAGTTACCAGGGTATCCTTATTGTAAAGCCCACGGACTTTCTGGCAGAGTTCCAATAA